One stretch of Euphorbia lathyris chromosome 7, ddEupLath1.1, whole genome shotgun sequence DNA includes these proteins:
- the LOC136201199 gene encoding uncharacterized protein isoform X1, producing the protein MYLKVYSFIIEPTNGMDQWPNEAPPVPIEPPSPVKSKRGRRQKARRKEPEEIETSSKGRLSRKGTIYMTCRSCGGKNNNKRTCTSQASNSTAQQPKRARPTTSPPRPSTALVTSTSQPPPCNTVRWMMNGTSQTVASTSQPPQSSTRGRQTNARSTVHPGRRPCTRNSSSNEQRPWR; encoded by the exons ATGTATTTGAAGGTTTATAGCTTCATCATTGAACCAACGAATGGCATGGATCAATGGCCTAATGAAGCTCCACCAGTTCCAATTGAGCCTCCTTCACCAGTGAAGTCCAAGCGTGGCAGAAGACAGAAGGCAAGAAGGAAAGAACCGGAAGAGATCGAGACATCTAGCAAAGGTAGATTGAGCAGGAAAGGCACCATCTACATGACATGTAGATCGTGTGGAGGCAAAAACAACAATAAAAGGACATGCACATCACAAGCCTCAAATTCAACTGCTCAACAG CCGAAGAGAGCAAGGCCAACAACTTCACCACCAAGACCATCTACTGCTCTAGTGACATCAACATCACAGCCACCTCCTTGTAACACAGTTCGTTGGATGATGAAT GGAACTAGCCAGACTGTTGCCTCAACTAGTCAACCACCCCAGTCATCCACAAGAGGAAGACAAACTAATGCAAGATCAACCGTTCATCCAGGGAGGAGGCCATGCACAAGAAATTCTTCTTCAAATGAACAAAGACCATGGCGTTAA
- the LOC136201199 gene encoding uncharacterized protein isoform X2 — translation MDQWPNEAPPVPIEPPSPVKSKRGRRQKARRKEPEEIETSSKGRLSRKGTIYMTCRSCGGKNNNKRTCTSQASNSTAQQPKRARPTTSPPRPSTALVTSTSQPPPCNTVRWMMNGTSQTVASTSQPPQSSTRGRQTNARSTVHPGRRPCTRNSSSNEQRPWR, via the exons ATGGATCAATGGCCTAATGAAGCTCCACCAGTTCCAATTGAGCCTCCTTCACCAGTGAAGTCCAAGCGTGGCAGAAGACAGAAGGCAAGAAGGAAAGAACCGGAAGAGATCGAGACATCTAGCAAAGGTAGATTGAGCAGGAAAGGCACCATCTACATGACATGTAGATCGTGTGGAGGCAAAAACAACAATAAAAGGACATGCACATCACAAGCCTCAAATTCAACTGCTCAACAG CCGAAGAGAGCAAGGCCAACAACTTCACCACCAAGACCATCTACTGCTCTAGTGACATCAACATCACAGCCACCTCCTTGTAACACAGTTCGTTGGATGATGAAT GGAACTAGCCAGACTGTTGCCTCAACTAGTCAACCACCCCAGTCATCCACAAGAGGAAGACAAACTAATGCAAGATCAACCGTTCATCCAGGGAGGAGGCCATGCACAAGAAATTCTTCTTCAAATGAACAAAGACCATGGCGTTAA